The segment ATTAAATATTTCACTTCTATCATATTTGCTGTAATTGAATTTAAGTCAATTGTAATTACCATGAATAAATATTCTTATTTCAGTTTACACACGAAAAATATAAATAGAACAATAAATAAAGTATGTATTGTATTCTTATTCATGTTTTATCATCTTCTTTTTTTATGTTGATAATAAAAAGGGGATTATGATAATTTAGTTAATTGGATATGATTAAATGGGATTGGATTAGGGGTATTTCTCTCATATCATATTCCATTAACTATTTCTTTTCTAAAACCCGATTATAATTAAGACTGTTTAATAAAATATTAACTTTTACAGTTTTTAACAGATATCATCTCCATATAAACAGCTTATTCTCTTTATAACTTAGGCCGTTTATCATTTTTATAATGAAAATTAAAAAGGACTATAATCATCCTTGATCTTTTTGTGCTACATTTTCCGTTTTTCTTTTTTTTGTGCTACATGACTTTTCACCCATATATCCAATTATCAAAGACAGATAATCTCCTCATTAACATAATAATAATTTAAATAATGGAATAATCAACTCTTTCAGGATTGATAAAAAATCTGAAAATATCGGAACAACTATAACTATTATAAAATATAAAAAACATAATTTATGCCTATATAGGGGTATAAAAATATGAATCCAATAGAAATTGACAATGAAAAATGTGTAGCATGTTTATCATGCGTTTCTGATTGTCCGAGTTCTTATCTTTATCAGGAGGACAATATCATTAAAACACAGGACAAGGGATGTATAGAATGTGGCCATTGCTATGCAATCTGTCCAACCAACGCTATAAAAATGAGTGGTTATGATTTAAATGAGCAACCGGTAGTTTCAATGACACAAATAGATAGTGATATCCTTCTAGAGGCCATCAAAAGCAGAAGAACAATACGTAAATTTAAGCCACAGGCAATCGACGAGGAGACGATAAATAAGATTCTGGAGGCGGGAAGATACAGTCCAACCGGGGGCAATTCACAGAATGTATCATATACCATTCTCGCATCCAAACAGGATATGGCTGAAGAAATTTGTGTAAACCTATTTAGAAAGGGAAAAACAATAGGCTCACAATTAATAAAGTATTTGAAAAGAATGGATATTACAGATGACTTCTTCTTTAAGGGTGCTCCACTGGTAATTGTCGTATCCGCTAAAAGCAATATTGATGCCGGTCTTTCCAGTGCATATATGGAGATTATGGCAAACAGTCTTGGGTTGGGCGTATTGTACAGTGGCTTTTTTGTAATATGTACAAAGTTAAGCAGAAAACTAAAAAATCTCCTGGAACTAGAAAAGGGTTATAATGTAGTTTCATGTATGGTAATAGGATATCCTGATGTAAAGTATCAGAGAATAGTCCCTCGAAAAGAGTTGAAATATAAAAAATTATAGGTTGGCAATTAACCACTAGATGATAATGAAGGGTGGAATAATTTACTTCCATAATCTATTTTTTAACAAAATCCGTTGATGTGACATACGTACATTTGATGATATAATAAGGGGGCTGTTAATTGTAATGTGAGATTTGATATCTTATCTCACATCAGGCTCTTCATGAAAGGACATTAGTACAAATCGGTCACCTGAAAAAAATACATTTTTTAAAAACTATGCTGAGGGTATTAAATTATTTATACTATTTTAATGAAGGTTGAAATTTTATATAAAAAAATGGTAGTACCCCATAGAGGATATGAAAAATAAATAATTATTTATAGTAAAAAAGGAATAGATATTATTATGTACAACGAAATATCTGATTCCTTAAGTAGTAATTTGTCTTCCATTCAACTTAATCTTTTCGATTTTGGTTCAGATAATGCAAAAGAAAATGTTGTTAAAAGAGCTTTAAATCAGTCTTTAATAAAAGATATGAATGAAAAATTAAGTAATTTGGATGATAATCATTTTGAATATGTTAATCCTGTTTGTCCTCATTGTATTAAAGAAAATATGAGAGGAAGTATCATTAAAAAAGGATTTAGGCCTAGAAAAATAAGAATAAATGGTAATGAAAAATTAAATCCTTACGATAAAAATAAAGAAAAAGAAATAATTAAGCAAACAATAGAAAGTATAAACGTTTCGACAGTATTAAACACTTTAAATGATTTTAATGAAAAAATAGAAGTTAATTACATACATAATTTTATTAATGAAGTCAAGTATTATGATGTTCAAGATGATAAGAATATTACTGTTTATTTAAGAAAATATAAATGTAAACGATGTAAAAAACACTTCCAAACCGAATTAACAAATGTTTATGATAAATATAAACGTTATGCAAAGTCTTTTTTTAACAAAATAGATGAAATAACATATTATTCTCATTATACACCCTCACAATTACAAGACGTACTTAAAACTTCTTTCAATAGAGAAATTAATCTTAAAACTCTCTTCGACTGGACAAGAACAGCATCCAAAATAAGTAGATCCAACGATTACGATGGAATAACTTATAATTCCGATGAAAATCTAATTTTAAACCTAAAAGAAATAGGTTCAGGCATATATAATTATGATGAACAATATTTATCCGAAAACAAGAAAGATGGGCTACGATTAACATTATCTGATACTAAACTCAAAATACCCATTGCTGAACAGATAATAAAAAGAAATACTATTCATAAATGGAAAATAACAAAAGAAGAAGTATCTAATTTTATAAAAAAAGCAACAAAAGATAGAGCATTTCATGTCTTAATAACAGATGGACGAGCCATGTATAAAAAAATAGCAAAAGAATTCAATGTAGAACACCAATTATGCATATTTCACGCAATATATAACAACAAAAACGATGCAAAAAACGAATGTAAATCACTAAGTAAATCAACACTAGATAAAATGACAATATTCAACTACACATCACAAATAAATGAAATAGTAAGACAACTAAGCTTAGAAGATGCCAAAGAACAATTAAATGAACTAAAAGAAATACAATCAACCATAGGCTTACCCAAAATCAATAAAAAAATGCTCGAAAGAACAGAAAAAAACTTCTATCAACTAACAACACACTTAAGACTAAACGGAGTACCCAGAACCAACAACAACGCAGAATTAACCTATAACTTATCACTACAAAAATCAGAAAAAAGAAAATACAAAACAGAAGAAGGAATAATCTCAAAACTAATCACATACATGAAAAACAAAACATTACAAAAAGTGACCGCAATGTACTAATGCCCATGAAAGAAAAAAAGTATAAGGGTTAATCCCAAAATTTTTAGGATTGTTCTTCAATAATTGAATTTTATCATTTAAGTTTTTTCTCTAATAATTAAATTCGTATGTTTCTTCTACTTCCATCATGTTTCTGATTTCAGCTGTAGCATTGTCCAAATAAAAGATTCCCATTTCCCAACCGTTTGCATTGTATAACTCTGCCACTTCAGGCATGAGACTTAACGCTTCTTTAGCTATTTCTTCCTGTTTATCAAGATTTGCCACACCATAATATCTTAAAAAGTGCTCCCCATCCCATGCGGCTATTTCCACATTTGGATTTTCTTCCATCTGTTTATAAACCGTTTTGAATGTTCCCACTCCAAAATAAATCTTATCCTCCTTCAATAAATGAAATCCTAACGGTCTTACCTTTGGCTTATTTCCATCAACCGTTGAAAGATAGAATACTTCTGCTTTTGTTAATAATTCATCAACTTTTTCAATATCTGACATTTAATTCTCACCTCTATAATATTAGTTATATAATTGTTTTATTAAATAAGTATATCTGCCGATGAAAAATAGTCTTGATGCTTTTCAAAAACTGGTCTACAGCAGCACCTATTTCTTTCAAGTCTATATTTGATTATCTTAAATGCATCCTGAATAAGATATTTCACATCTTCCTTTAAATGTTTGGCCAATAATTTAATTATCCTGTTTTTGATGGAGAATATTAATAGAAGAAAATTAGTGGAATTTAATTATTTCCATTTATATTCTTAATAATCTTTTTATTATATTAATAATTTTATATGAAATTAAACTTGTTTAAATCTGAATGGATATAAATATAACTATTTTTTGTAAACAAAGGGGGATAATCCAATCAATAAAAAAAGAAATAGATTTATGCTTTAATTAAAAGCATTTGAACTAATTTACGGGTAATTTTTTAATGTAGTTGATGATTACTTTCGTTAATGGATATACTATAATTTCATAAACCGTTTTGAATGTTGCCTGGGTGAATATCATCATAATCAGTGACGTTAATGGCATGGCTCCATAGAATGCTATTGTGATAAATAGAATGGCATCTAATCCCTCACCGCAAATTGTGGATACGATACATCTTATGAATAGGTATTTTTCCGCTTTCTGTTTAAGATAGCTCATTACATAGGCGTTGAGTATGCTGCCGAAAAGGTATGCCATGAAACTTGCAAGCAGGACCCTGAAACTGTTGCTAAGAACCATTGCAAATGCTTCGGATCCTTCAAAGAATACAGGGGCAGGCAACATTATTGCAATGTTATACACTATCACGGCAACAAGATTCATGACAAATCCAAGATATATCACTTGTCTTGCCTTTTTGAATCCGTATATCTCTGCAAGTATATCATTAACGATATAGATTATTGGAAATATTAGGACACCACATGGCAGTATGAAATCAAAGAACATGAACGTTTTAAATGCCAGTATGTTGCTGATTATTAAGGTTGATGTTGCAATACCAGTTAGTATTGCAAATAGTTCCGTCTTGTTTAATTGATTTATCTTCATCACCTTTTATTTAATATAGCTGTCTGTATTGCTTTTATTTATTAATCTGTTTATTTTAGTATTAATGTATTATTTATATTAATAAATATATGTATTTTTTTTTAGGTGGTTTAAATGAAAAGAAGATATATCATACTGATTTGAAGCACTTTTTTTCTATTGTAATATTTTACAAAAAGAGTTTGGGATTCATAGGCTATTTTATGTAAAAAAAGTAAAGTATTGAGTAAATGAATAATGATGTAAAATAAGCGTATTCGATGGGGATAGGTTATAAAAATTAAAAAAGGGATGCCTTTCAAGTAGGTGTGTATAAATGGTTATTGTATGCTGAATACCTGGTATCGATAGGTGTTTTCCTTTCTGTAATCGGTTTTGTTTCGACCGAATCGGCTTGTAATCACGTATATGTCATCACCAGGCTGTAGTGTTATATCCCTTTTTCCAACTTTTTTTCTTAGCATTCTTGCTATCCTGGATGAACCTATGGACGTGACGGCATCCTTTGTGTTTTTTATCAGTTTGCTTTTCTTTATCTTTTTGGTACTTATCCTGTATGTTTTATCTTCAAACATTTGCATTGAGAAGTTGTCTGTTAGGTATATCATATCCTTTCACCTCATATTCTTTGTATTGTTATCTTTCGATAGTTGAATTTTTCATAATCATCCTTCTGTGGTGATACCAAGTATAGTGTATCGCCTTCATCAAGTAGGATGTTTATCCTGTTTTTTTCTATTTGCAGGTGGTCTGCTATGTTTTGATGACCTATTGAACTAATCAGATCATTTCTATTTTCCTGTATTTCATCATAGCTTGATAGTTCTATGACGAAGTTTAATTCTTTCTTGGGATTAAGCATTTTTGGGCTGAATCCATTTGATATATATTTCATTTCATTTTATCCTCCTTATTGTTTGTAAAAAATATATGAGCATAACACATGCTCCTGGTGGAGTTTGTGTCATACTTTCCCTTTTTTGGACTTTCGTCCTGTCAAAAAGACTTCTAAAAAAACAAAAGGTGTTAAAAATGTATAGATGATATTCGTGGTTGGTTTACATCTTCATCCCCTCCTCTGATTTTTTTTGGTGCTTCCGATAAAGAAATAATCGAACATGCATGACATCCTCATTGAATCCGGAAGCTTGTTCTCTGATGTCATGTCCCATAGTAGCTTCTATAGCCTTGCACATAAACTAATTTTAAAGAGTGATAACTATGAATAAATGATTCTTACTTCTTTAGATGATAACACCTCCATTTTGTTGGATGCGTTTGTTTTTAGAGAGATTTTTAAATGGATATTATTGATATAGTAACATTTGTTACTACACCAGCACAGTTATTTGTAGATTTGTGTTACCTACATAGCACTTGTGCAATATACTTTTTAATTTTCATAGTATATAAAGGTTTTGTATGTAACAATTATTTACATCATATTTTTACAGATTATAAAAAAATTAAAAATGTGTAAGTAATGTATTTTAATAGCTTTATTTATAAAATAAACCTTAAATAATTAAATTTTAATATTGAAATAATTATTAGTAAATAACAAAAAACTTCATAACAGTAAAAAATTGTAACAAATACTTAAATGATACATTTATATAATAATAAGAATATAATCATATGTAAGTAACAGCAACTTATTTCGGAGGGAAATATATTGCAAACAAGAAAAGTCAAACTGCAGGATATAGCGAAAATAAGCACGGGTCTTCCAATACAAAGATACATCGATAAAGAAGACATGAAAAAACAAAAAATAATAATGAACATGCCCATGCTGGACATAAATGAAGAATTTCCAACAGAAGAGGAAGAAATACAGGATGGCATAAATTCCCGCTTCTTTTCAAGAGAACATGACATATTGTATAAGGTACAACAACAATGCTTTGCAAAGGAAGTAACAACAGAAAGCGATGCAATCATAACAAACAACTATTTAATTATCAGGATAGATGATTTTAAAGAGGTAAATCCCACATTCTTAACGTACTACCTTAATGATCCAAGAGTAGAATACCAGATACAAAGAACGATAGATTCAACAAAAATAATGAAGGTAAGTACCAAAATACTAAAGAACCTGACAATAATGCTGCCTGAAAAAGAAGTACAGGACAAGCATGTAGAGCTAATAAACAAGATAAACCAAAGAATCGAACTCAAGAAAAAGTCAATAAGATGCGATGAAAAACTAATAGACTCATTATATGATACGGTTATCGGTGATGCATATGAGAATTAACCTTAAACGTAGACCCAACAGTATAGACTTACCCCGGCTATTAGAACGTATCGACTCAAAAGTCGATGTAATCCCCTTCATTACAATGAAATACTTGTCACAAAAACAAGAGGCATCAGACAAAAACAGTACGGAATTCCAGGAAAAGTATGGGATAACCTTCCGTGATTATGAATTATTAACAAACATCATTAAAAAACAGGAAGCAAAGGAAGATTCCTGTCTATCTGATGTTAAAAGTGCATTGAATGTTCTAAAAAACAGTTCCAATGAAGACATCAAAGAAATATTCTCCCGAGTAGACGAGGAAAAAATAACCAAGGAAATATTTGATGACATCGTTGAAATACTGGAATCCGAAGATGACCTTAAAAAATTATTCAAACAGGTAAATTATCTTCAATATGCCATAAAAAATGAGGACAACAAAAGAATCATACCGCCAACGGTCGAATTATTGTCCAATCTGGCCAGCACAAATCGCAAAACCAACAATGTATATGATCCATCATCCATTGATGCACAGACAATCACCGAACTGGACGACTTTAATCACGCGACAATTCACATCAAAGATGAAGAGGACTATTATCATGCAAAACAGAACATCATACTAAGTGACATATCACCTGATAAGGTGTCAATGTGCAATGATGAAATATTAATAGATGAAGACGACAAAAAGTATGATACGATAATATCGGTACCATATTCCAAACAGAAGATTAAAAATGAGAATATTGAAAGATATGCCGAATATGAAAGCAAAAATCCAAAGTTAATTCACCTGCTTAACATGATAGATCACCTGGACAGTGATGGATTACTTGTTACAACCACTACCCAGGGCTTATTGGTAAAAAAGGATGCACTTAAACTAAGAAAGTATCTGATTGACAATAACCTCTTGGATGTGGTAATCGAGTATGAAAGCGGCTATAGAAGTCGTGACATAACAATACTTGTAATAAACAACAACAAAAAGACAGATGACTTCCTATTTATAAAACCACCTGAGATGTTTCCAACATTCCTACTGCCCGCCTTTAATGAAAACATCCTGGAAATCTACAAAGAAAGAAAAATAGAGCCACGCTTAAGCAATATAATCAATAAGGATGAAATAATTAAAAACGAGTACAACCTTAATCCTAAACGTTACGTCTACACCCTGGACTATAAGAAAGTAGCCGTTGATGATATCCTAAAAAACCAAAGAGAGTACTCCGATGAAATCAAAAAGTTGGATGATGAGATAGATGATTTGTTAAGTATGTTAACTGATTAATAAATAAGGTTCTTTCATACTTATTTTTTAACAATTTTTTTTAGATATCTTCAGTTGTCATAACATCTTGCTTGTATACTTTTTAAATCCCTTAACATTCCCACCTCCTTCAGCGTTAATCAAATTTATTACTGTATTTAACATTAATCAAATTTTATTACCATTTAAACAATAATTACTATTTTATGCATATTAAATTTAATGATTTTTCATAAGCAATAATAAAAACATATACTGAATACAATTAAAAAAAATATGATTATTTCACTTAAAATCTATTAAAATATTCTCAGAAGTGATAAAATATGGTTTAAATAAATATAATTTTTTTAAATATAATTATAATAATAAAACTTAAATATTTTTCATTACAAACATTAACACAAAACATAAAGGAGAGTAGTGAATCGAAATGAAAAACATTAAACAATTGCTATTGTTTGTTACTCTATTAGTACTTTTAATAGGAATAGCAAGTGCATCCGAAGTAAATGTGGATACCGCAACCAGTACCAATGATGTACAGACAGTAGCAGATGATTCAACAGCAGTATCACATGATATTGTTACACAAGAAAAACAGATTATTAAAACTGAAAAAACGGATACTCCGATAAAAAAAGCGGCAAGTATTGAAGTTACACAGGAAAACTATGATACATACTTCCAGGATGGAGTATATAGTGATGAAGCCTCAGATATACTATTATCAGGACAATTCAATGCTAAAGACTTTACATTTGCATCACCAGTATCCATCACGTCAAAAGACTCAAATACAAAAGTTTATAACTCTTCATTCAACTTCTTTACAGGAGCAGATGGAAGTTCATTAACAAACGTTTACATAGAAGACAAAAACTATACTAATGCAGTTATACTGCTAAGTGAAGTAAACAATATTAAAATTCAAAACAATACAATCATACAACATAACGATGAAGGAGAAACACATGCAATAACAATGGATCTTTCAGACAACAACCTAATATCAGACAACAACATAACCGTCAGTGGAACAGAATATCCTGTAAAATATGAGGATGGATATATGCCGATAACCAGTTTATCTGCAATTCATGCTCATCAAATAAACTATAATAGGATAACAAATAACAACATTACAACCAGAGCAACTAATAGCAGTGGTGGAGAAGTAGCAACTACTGTAGGAGTTGATTTCTATGCAGATCCAATGTCTGCTTATATGGATGAACATGATGGTTCTGAAAACAATGAAATAAGTGGAAACATCATAACAACTGAAGCAATAAAATATGCCTATTCAATCAGATTAAACAACATTATGAACAATAACACCATAAAAAACAACAAAATAACTTCAACAAGTTTCTATGCTTATGGAATTGAATATGCATTTGGAAATTATTCAAAAATTATAGAAAATAACATAACATGTAATGGAAACCTGTCTTATGGTATAATTTACACTACAAACGGTATGGGCGATATTAATAATGGTTTAATTGAAAACAACAATATACTCGTAAATGATGCAGACGTAGCATACCTTATAGAATTCTATGGAGGAGCTCGTTCATTTGACACGGTAATAAATAACAACACTTTAACGGCAACAGGCGGACAAGTAATGGGTATAGGTGGATCTACATCCAACAGACTCAACATAACCAACAACAAAATCATCATCACAGGAAATTCAACAAGAACATTAAATGGTCTTTCTGAAGATATTTTACCAGAATTAACAGGTATAAAAATCGCAAAATCAAGTGATAAAGTTCTAATATCAGAAAATATGGTTAATGTAACAGATTTATCTGATGGAGATATTAATTCATTAAACCTAATGATAAAAAATAGTAAAGTATTGGATAATGAAATACACGTATCATCTTATGTCAATTCCAGATCATTTAATATAACAGGTACAAATAATACAGTAGAAGGAAATTATCCATTTACTCAAGAACCGGTAATATTACAAATGGATTCATTAGTTACAGAAAAATCAATTTCAACAAACGCTTATTTAACAGTAACAGATAGTAAATCAAACGTATTCACTCATGGAACAGTAACTTTATCCTTAGATGGCCAAGAAGTCGGAAGTGCTCCAGTTGAAAATGGTAAAGCAAAAATTGTATTCGTTCCGGAAGTGAATGAAGGAACTTATGTAATAACGGCAACTTACCAGGCAGATGATTGGTTCTTTGAAAACAGTACAACTGCTGATTTAATAATTTTAGCTCCATACAATGGAATTTACTATGTAAGTCCTGATGGTTCAGATTTAAATGATGGTTCAATTAACACACCTAAAAAAACAATTAACGCCGCTATAGAAATGGCTTCAAATCCGGAAAAAAATCATAACATAATCATTCTGGAAGGAACATATCAGATAACAAATGTAGAAGTCCCATCTGCATTAAATATTACAGGTGAAGGAAACGTAGTACTGGATGCAAATCATGAAGGATTAATATTCACCATAAAAGCAAATGATACTGAAATTAAAAATATTAAATTTATCAATGGTATCAACAAAAATGGTGGAGCAATTAACACAACTGGTAAATTAACTCTGGAAAATGTTACATTTGAAGACAACAATGCAACTTCATACGGTGGAGCAGTATATTCTGAGGGTGATTTAGTAGTTTCAGATTCAAAATTCATTAACAATAATGCTTCTACAGGTGGAGGAGCAATATATGATGTTAAAGCTACTGTAACAATCACTGATTCAGAATTTACGGGTCAATATTCAAGTGGTGGAGGAGCAGTATACTCTAAATTCATGACAACAATAGATAATTCCGTCTTCACCGATAACCGAGCAAAAACGGGTGGTTCATTATACATATCAGGTAATGGTACAGTTACAGATACAAACTTTACAGCTTCAAGTTCCGACAATTCCGGGGCAGTATTATACCAGAGTGATATTCGCAGTTCAGTAAACCTTACAAATGTAAATGTTAAAGATTGTGTTTCAAATACGTCATTATTCCATTATAATAATGAAAAATCAGTTTTAGACAAGGTAAACATCACTGATTCAACAAGTACACAATATTTAATATACTTAAGCAGAGGAAACTTAACGATTACTGATTCAAACATTAAAGACAACAACTGTTCAAAATCACTAATCAATTCATATGACAGGACAAATGCAAGATTTGCTGTGCTGACTGTAGAAAATTCCAATATAACCAACAATACTGCTTTAAACATCTTTGATGCAAGAGGAGAAATTGATCTCATATCAAATGAAGTATGTGATAACACGGCAACCAGTGGTACATTCTTCAAAGTAACCGGTTCAGGAGTTTACACTGCCGAAGGAAATACCTTCCTAAGAAATAATATAGCCAATTTAACTGTTGATTATTATCAGGATGATGCAATCAATGCAGTAACAATTGATGTATCGGTAAAAGCAAGTATTTTAGATGAAAACAATATACCATCAGGTAAAATTATATTTATTAATGGTGAAACCCAAACAGAATATTCTCTAGATGAAGGTAAAGTATCCATACCGTTCACGTCATCTTCAATGATTAACCCGGTAACATTCAAATATGTTGATAACCGAATCAATTCTCTTGAAGAAGAAACCTCATTGGACATAATCATACTTAGAACTACAGATATAATCTATAACATCATCAATAATACTGAAGGTAATGTACAGATAAATCTCACAGTTATCGATGCAGAAAATCAGGAAATACTGCCAGATTCCAGTATCAAAGTAACGGGTGATATCACAGCAGATACCACAAGCGGAATATTAACTGATACAACACTCACCCCTGGAGATTACACTATAAACGTACAATACCTTGGAAATGAAACTCACAAATCATCACAGACGACAATAACATTTACAGTAAAAAAAATACCACCAACACTCATAATAGATCCAATAACAGCTACCGTAGGTGACATTATAAACATCACGGCAAGAATCACCGAGCATGATGGAACAGTAGCCAACATCAACAAAGGAAAAGTAACATTTAAAGTCAACGGAAAAACATTGAAAGATGCAAGAGGTAAAGTTATCTATGTTAAAGTAGTAAACGGAGTAGCAACAATTGAAAACTTTGAAGTACCAAGTGAATGGACAAAAGAAGACACCACTATCGAAGCAGTATACTCAGGATCCACACAATGCGAAAAACTAAGCAGTGAAAAAACAGAAATAACCATAGAAAAAGCAGTGCCAACACTAACAACAAGTGACATAACAGCAACAGCAGGTGAAACAATCACATTAACAGCACAAATAACAGACAACGACAAAGTGATAAACAATGGTAAAGTAGTCTTCAAGATAAACGGTAAAACAGTCAAAGATGCTAACGGTAAAGTCATCTATGCTAAGGTAGTAAACAACCAGGTAAGCGTAGAGTACACATTACCAGCTGATATGAAGTCTAATAAATACAATTTAACGGCAATATTTACATCACCTGACTATGAACGTTTGGAAGATACAAAAACACTTACTATAGAATAATCACCAGAACAATATGGGAGTAATAACTATTTAACTCTCATTTTACACTTTTTTTCATGCAAAAAAGGATTGCAACTATTTATTATTGGATTGTAAGTATTATAATTACACATTCTAAGCAATATAATAGCATTAATTATGGATTATATGCACAATATTGGTAAAATCCTATTTTAAAGATTCCGAAACTAAATGTGGTATGTTTCAACTTTTAATTTATTTTTCGAGTAATTAAATAT is part of the Methanosphaera sp. BMS genome and harbors:
- a CDS encoding nitroreductase family protein, producing MNPIEIDNEKCVACLSCVSDCPSSYLYQEDNIIKTQDKGCIECGHCYAICPTNAIKMSGYDLNEQPVVSMTQIDSDILLEAIKSRRTIRKFKPQAIDEETINKILEAGRYSPTGGNSQNVSYTILASKQDMAEEICVNLFRKGKTIGSQLIKYLKRMDITDDFFFKGAPLVIVVSAKSNIDAGLSSAYMEIMANSLGLGVLYSGFFVICTKLSRKLKNLLELEKGYNVVSCMVIGYPDVKYQRIVPRKELKYKKL
- a CDS encoding transposase, producing the protein MYNEISDSLSSNLSSIQLNLFDFGSDNAKENVVKRALNQSLIKDMNEKLSNLDDNHFEYVNPVCPHCIKENMRGSIIKKGFRPRKIRINGNEKLNPYDKNKEKEIIKQTIESINVSTVLNTLNDFNEKIEVNYIHNFINEVKYYDVQDDKNITVYLRKYKCKRCKKHFQTELTNVYDKYKRYAKSFFNKIDEITYYSHYTPSQLQDVLKTSFNREINLKTLFDWTRTASKISRSNDYDGITYNSDENLILNLKEIGSGIYNYDEQYLSENKKDGLRLTLSDTKLKIPIAEQIIKRNTIHKWKITKEEVSNFIKKATKDRAFHVLITDGRAMYKKIAKEFNVEHQLCIFHAIYNNKNDAKNECKSLSKSTLDKMTIFNYTSQINEIVRQLSLEDAKEQLNELKEIQSTIGLPKINKKMLERTEKNFYQLTTHLRLNGVPRTNNNAELTYNLSLQKSEKRKYKTEEGIISKLITYMKNKTLQKVTAMY
- a CDS encoding pyridoxamine 5'-phosphate oxidase family protein, producing the protein MSDIEKVDELLTKAEVFYLSTVDGNKPKVRPLGFHLLKEDKIYFGVGTFKTVYKQMEENPNVEIAAWDGEHFLRYYGVANLDKQEEIAKEALSLMPEVAELYNANGWEMGIFYLDNATAEIRNMMEVEETYEFNY
- a CDS encoding queuosine precursor transporter, with protein sequence MKINQLNKTELFAILTGIATSTLIISNILAFKTFMFFDFILPCGVLIFPIIYIVNDILAEIYGFKKARQVIYLGFVMNLVAVIVYNIAIMLPAPVFFEGSEAFAMVLSNSFRVLLASFMAYLFGSILNAYVMSYLKQKAEKYLFIRCIVSTICGEGLDAILFITIAFYGAMPLTSLIMMIFTQATFKTVYEIIVYPLTKVIINYIKKLPVN
- a CDS encoding DUF1874 domain-containing protein gives rise to the protein MKYISNGFSPKMLNPKKELNFVIELSSYDEIQENRNDLISSIGHQNIADHLQIEKNRINILLDEGDTLYLVSPQKDDYEKFNYRKITIQRI
- a CDS encoding restriction endonuclease subunit S, with the translated sequence MQTRKVKLQDIAKISTGLPIQRYIDKEDMKKQKIIMNMPMLDINEEFPTEEEEIQDGINSRFFSREHDILYKVQQQCFAKEVTTESDAIITNNYLIIRIDDFKEVNPTFLTYYLNDPRVEYQIQRTIDSTKIMKVSTKILKNLTIMLPEKEVQDKHVELINKINQRIELKKKSIRCDEKLIDSLYDTVIGDAYEN
- a CDS encoding N-6 DNA methylase is translated as MRINLKRRPNSIDLPRLLERIDSKVDVIPFITMKYLSQKQEASDKNSTEFQEKYGITFRDYELLTNIIKKQEAKEDSCLSDVKSALNVLKNSSNEDIKEIFSRVDEEKITKEIFDDIVEILESEDDLKKLFKQVNYLQYAIKNEDNKRIIPPTVELLSNLASTNRKTNNVYDPSSIDAQTITELDDFNHATIHIKDEEDYYHAKQNIILSDISPDKVSMCNDEILIDEDDKKYDTIISVPYSKQKIKNENIERYAEYESKNPKLIHLLNMIDHLDSDGLLVTTTTQGLLVKKDALKLRKYLIDNNLLDVVIEYESGYRSRDITILVINNNKKTDDFLFIKPPEMFPTFLLPAFNENILEIYKERKIEPRLSNIINKDEIIKNEYNLNPKRYVYTLDYKKVAVDDILKNQREYSDEIKKLDDEIDDLLSMLTD